GTCGGCGTTCCAGGGACGTCGTGGGTTGCTGTGACGAAGCCGTAGGAACGACCGTCCGGCGAGCACGCCGAGGAGAAAATGCGGCAGGTGCCCAAGCAGGGAGTAGGTGAGAACGGGCGAGACCGCACGCGGACCCGACGTCCAGCCGATCGTAGCGATCAACCAGACGTATGTCGCGTAGCTTGCCGCCGCAAGAACCAGCACGCCTATCGCCGTGGCGACAGCGCCCATCCGGCGCGTCGGCGCAAAGAGCAGAGGGAGCAACAGATAAAACTGCACTTCCACGGCGATCGTCCAAAAGGGTGGATTGATCGAAAAGATGGACCAATCGAAGTAATTGAATGCGAGGGCGTAATGCAGCCCGATGTCGCTCCAGCCCATGGCCTCGCTCCAATGCCGGTTGGCGATGATGAGCGCCGTGAGGCAGATGTAATACGCAGGAAGGATGCGGGCGCAGCGGTACGCAAAATACCTGCCGAGATGTGGTGCACGCGCAGGCTCGAGTTTCGCTTGCCAAAGCGGAAGGCTGAGCAGCATTCCGCTGAGCGCAAAGAACAGCGCGACTCCGACATTGCCGTTTGCCAACAACCTGCCAAGCTCAAACGGACCGATTCGCGCATCGAGTTGCGTGATCTGACCGAAATGCACGCCGAAAACCATCAGGCATGCCAACCCACGCAGCCCGTCGAGTGCTGCGATTCGCTCAGGCGAATGGTTCTGGCGCTGCACCGGAAATCGGAAATTTGAACAGAATTTGCAAAGGGTATCATCGAAAATCCGGTGCTCTCGATCGCAGATCGCCGGCGAATTCCCTGCTATTCAGAGAGATCACCGTTGCCTGAGGGCTGGTTCTCTCCTCGGCGCCTGCTCCTGGCCGGCTTCGTTACTTTGGTTTTCGCGGGGATTGTGCATGCGTCGGTTTATACGGTCGCGTCAAGTCTTCCGCCAGGATGGCTCCTGCTCACATGCGTGGCAATAGGGATGACCGCGTTCGCGCCGCGTTTCCCGCAGGTGTCACTCGCGGCTTACATGGTGCTGGCGAGTGGCATTCCTAGATACGGAAAAGATTTCGAAGTGATCTTGCGCAGCGGCGCGCTGGAATGGATCTGTGTGTTGGGCGTGCTGGGCTGGGTGCTGTGGTGCGTGCAAACGCGCAGCACACCGCCTTGGCGAACTTATCTGTTTGCCGCCATGACTGCGTTCATGGTGTGGCTAGGCATCGCTTGGGTCGTGGCACAGAACGCCGGGTGGGCGTCCGAGCCGTTCCCGGGGCACAACCCGGTTCAGTTTCTTCATGGCTTCAGCCTGTTCCTGATTGCATCGAACACGCTTGGAGACGAACGAGCATCGTGGTTGATGGCGTTGACTCTTTGCCTCGCCCTGCTGCTGCGGGGTCTGGTGCAAGGGGTCTCGGGCTTGTATCTGGAAACCGACTTGACGGCGTTGGCTGCCATGGTCCTGCCCTTGGCGCTGATGGGCGCCTGGTGCACACGGGGCCGCGGGTTGCGCATCGCGTTCGTTGTCGCCGGTATGGGGATGCTCGCAATTATCGCCATCGGGCAGAATCGGGCGGCGGCCGTCGGGCTGCTATTCGCCCTTGGAGCACTGCTCTGGCACTCGAAGCATAAGCTCAAGGCAATAGGCGTCGCGCTGAGCATTGCCGCTGTGCTCGCGTTCGCCTTCCCTACGGGAGACTACTTCAACAGGTTCCGGGTATTGTGGGATCCATCGGCACAGCACAAAACCGCTTCACTGGATCGCGGCACGATCGAGGGCCGCCTAACCCTCTGGGCAGGCGGCAGGGACCTTATCCAGGATAACCCCTGGTTCGGGGTTGGTCCGGGAAATTTTCCGCACGTGATCGGGAGGTACCGTCAAGGCACCGACCACTACGCTGCCCACAACAGCTACATGAACATGGCCGGGGAAGCGGGCGTGCCGGCGTTCCTATTCTACGTTGCGCTTTTTGGAAGCGCTTTGCTGGTGCTGGAGCTTTTTTTGCGCAGCGCTTCGGACGAGCGGCCGCGTGCGCTAGCTCGAATGCTGCAGGCTTCAC
This sequence is a window from Burkholderiales bacterium. Protein-coding genes within it:
- a CDS encoding O-antigen ligase family protein, producing MTAFAPRFPQVSLAAYMVLASGIPRYGKDFEVILRSGALEWICVLGVLGWVLWCVQTRSTPPWRTYLFAAMTAFMVWLGIAWVVAQNAGWASEPFPGHNPVQFLHGFSLFLIASNTLGDERASWLMALTLCLALLLRGLVQGVSGLYLETDLTALAAMVLPLALMGAWCTRGRGLRIAFVVAGMGMLAIIAIGQNRAAAVGLLFALGALLWHSKHKLKAIGVALSIAAVLAFAFPTGDYFNRFRVLWDPSAQHKTASLDRGTIEGRLTLWAGGRDLIQDNPWFGVGPGNFPHVIGRYRQGTDHYAAHNSYMNMAGEAGVPAFLFYVALFGSALLVLELFLRSASDERPRALARMLQAS
- a CDS encoding acyltransferase, with product MQRQNHSPERIAALDGLRGLACLMVFGVHFGQITQLDARIGPFELGRLLANGNVGVALFFALSGMLLSLPLWQAKLEPARAPHLGRYFAYRCARILPAYYICLTALIIANRHWSEAMGWSDIGLHYALAFNYFDWSIFSINPPFWTIAVEVQFYLLLPLLFAPTRRMGAVATAIGVLVLAAASYATYVWLIATIGWTSGPRAVSPVLTYSLLGHLPHFLLGVLAGRSFLRLRHSNPRRPWNADAPAWACLAAILIVLSTPIDDWLQIPYGRYNLPYVPVLIAILITTAPFASIMSKLLDGFPLRHLGLISYGVYIYHLPAQHVTARYLGHFSISAQEHWGLFGLLSLALTIAIAAGSYLTVERPIARAIRRLGKRRLL